One Mycobacterium marseillense DNA window includes the following coding sequences:
- a CDS encoding SDR family oxidoreductase: MADTGSLGLKVRGKVRDKVVVITGGARGIGLATATALHNLGAKVAIGDVDEVRVKESGADLGLDVYGKLDVTDPHSFADFLDDVERQLGPIDVLINNAGIMPVGRIVDEPDAVTRRILDINVYGVMLGSKLAAQRMVPRGKGHVINVASLAGELYIVGLATYCASKHAVVAFTDSARLEYRSAGVKFSTVLPTFVNTELVAGTPGMKGFRNAEPAEIADAIVNLVAHPKPRVRITKAAGAMVVSQKFWPRRIAEGLNRILGGDHVFTDDVDVEKRQAYEARARGEE; encoded by the coding sequence ATGGCAGACACGGGTTCCCTCGGCCTCAAGGTCCGCGGAAAAGTTCGCGACAAGGTGGTAGTCATCACCGGTGGAGCCCGGGGAATCGGCCTGGCCACCGCGACCGCGCTGCACAACCTGGGCGCCAAGGTCGCCATCGGCGACGTCGACGAGGTGCGGGTGAAGGAGTCGGGCGCCGACCTGGGCCTCGACGTCTACGGGAAACTCGACGTCACCGACCCGCACTCGTTCGCCGACTTCCTCGACGACGTCGAACGCCAGCTCGGCCCGATCGACGTGCTGATCAACAACGCCGGCATCATGCCCGTCGGCCGCATCGTCGACGAGCCGGACGCGGTCACCCGGCGGATCCTGGACATCAACGTCTACGGCGTGATGCTGGGCAGCAAGCTGGCGGCCCAACGCATGGTGCCGCGCGGTAAAGGCCACGTCATCAACGTCGCCTCGCTGGCCGGGGAGCTCTACATCGTCGGCCTGGCGACCTACTGCGCCAGCAAGCACGCGGTGGTCGCGTTCACCGACTCGGCCCGGCTGGAGTACCGCTCGGCCGGGGTGAAGTTCTCCACGGTGCTGCCGACGTTCGTCAACACCGAACTGGTGGCCGGGACGCCCGGGATGAAGGGGTTCCGCAACGCGGAGCCCGCCGAGATCGCCGACGCCATCGTCAACCTGGTCGCGCACCCCAAGCCGCGGGTGCGGATCACCAAGGCCGCGGGCGCGATGGTGGTGTCCCAGAAATTCTGGCCGCGCCGCATCGCCGAAGGCCTCAACCGGATACTCGGCGGCGATCACGTCTTCACCGACGACGTCGACGTCGAAAAGCGGCAGGCGTACGAAGCCCGCGCCCGCGGGGAGGAGTAA
- a CDS encoding zinc-binding alcohol dehydrogenase family protein: MAPPVTTTAMHAWRVRRPGPMATGPLEQVITEVPRPGPSELLVAVRACGVCRTDLHVTEGDLPVHRDRVTPGHEVVGEVVEVGSEAGDEFGVGDRVGIAWLRHTCGVCKYCRRGDENLCPESRYTGWDADGGYAEFATVPAAFAHPLPAGYSDSELAPLLCAGIIGYRSLLRAELPPGGRLGLYGFGGSAHITAQVALAQGAEVHVMTRGSRARELALELGAASAQGAADPPPLPLDAAILFAPVGDLVLPALEALDRGGTLAIAGIHLSDIPTLNYQRHLFQERQVRSVTSNTRADARAFLDFAGEHHIEVTTPEYPLGQADQALADLSAGRIAGAAVLLA; the protein is encoded by the coding sequence ATGGCCCCACCGGTGACCACCACGGCAATGCACGCCTGGCGCGTGCGTCGACCCGGGCCGATGGCTACCGGCCCGCTCGAGCAGGTCATCACCGAGGTGCCGCGGCCGGGGCCGTCCGAACTGCTGGTGGCGGTGCGCGCCTGCGGGGTCTGCCGCACCGATCTGCACGTCACTGAAGGCGACCTTCCCGTCCACCGCGACCGGGTCACGCCCGGACATGAGGTGGTCGGCGAGGTCGTCGAGGTCGGCTCCGAGGCGGGAGACGAGTTCGGGGTGGGGGACCGGGTGGGCATCGCCTGGCTGCGCCACACCTGCGGCGTGTGCAAATACTGCCGTCGCGGCGACGAGAACCTGTGCCCCGAGTCGCGCTACACGGGGTGGGACGCTGACGGCGGCTACGCCGAATTCGCCACCGTCCCAGCCGCTTTCGCACACCCCCTACCCGCCGGCTACAGTGACAGCGAACTCGCCCCGTTGTTGTGCGCGGGCATCATCGGTTACCGCTCGCTCCTTCGCGCCGAGTTGCCGCCCGGTGGGCGCCTGGGGCTCTACGGTTTTGGCGGCAGCGCACACATCACCGCGCAGGTCGCCCTGGCCCAGGGCGCCGAGGTGCACGTGATGACGCGCGGATCCCGGGCCCGCGAGTTGGCATTGGAACTCGGCGCGGCATCCGCCCAGGGCGCGGCGGATCCGCCGCCGCTGCCGCTGGACGCCGCGATCTTGTTCGCTCCGGTCGGTGATCTGGTGTTGCCCGCGCTGGAGGCGCTGGATCGCGGTGGCACCCTGGCGATCGCCGGGATCCACCTGTCGGACATCCCGACGCTGAACTACCAGCGCCACCTGTTTCAGGAACGCCAGGTCCGATCGGTCACGTCCAACACCCGTGCCGACGCGCGCGCCTTCCTCGACTTCGCGGGCGAGCACCACATCGAGGTGACCACGCCGGAATACCCTCTTGGACAAGCCGATCAAGCGTTGGCGGATCTGAGCGCCGGGCGCATCGCGGGGGCGGCGGTGCTGCTGGCGTGA
- a CDS encoding phosphoketolase, with protein MTAAPALSDDELALLDKYWRAANYLSVGQIYLLDNPLLTEPLTVDHVKPRLLGHWGTTPGLNLVYAHLNRVIRRRDADVIYVTGPGHGGPGLVANAYLEGTYSEVYTGIEEDTEGLRKLFRQFSFPGGIPSHVAAQTPGSIHEGGELGYALVHAYGAALDNPYLVVACVVGDGEAETGPLAASWHSNKFLNPVTDGAVLPILALNGYKIANPTVLARIPHAELESLLRGYGYRPITVAGDDPADVHQQLAAALDDAFDDIAAIQSAARGGNGVERPVWPMIVLRTPKGWTGPKVVDGKKVEGTWRSHQVPLAATRDNPEHRAQLEEWLRSYGPGELFDEAGRLRPELRALAPTGDRRMSANPHANGGLLLHDLDLPDFRDYAVAVERPAAVTHEATRVLGGFLRDVIARNKDRFRLLGPDETASNRLDAVYGSTDKVWLSETEPDDEHLAPDGRVMEVLSEHLCQGWLEGYLLTGRHGLFNCYEAFVHIVDSMMNQHAKWLATSRELPWRRPIASLNYLLSSHVWRQDHNGASHQDPGFIDLVANKRPELTRVYLPPDGNTLLSVADHCLRSRDYINVIVAGKQPALAYLDMNEAIAHCTRGLGIWEWASTATDEPDVVLACAGDIPTLETLAAADILRSELPELAVRVVNVVDLMRLQPDTEHPHGLPDREFDALFTPDRPVIFAYHGYPWLIHRLTYSRTNHAHMHVRGFKERGTTTTPFDMVMLNDLDRFHLVLDVIDRVDGLASRAAMLRQRMVDARLAARMYTREHGEDDPAISGWTWGAERAERA; from the coding sequence ATGACCGCCGCACCCGCGCTCTCCGACGACGAACTCGCCCTGCTCGACAAGTACTGGCGCGCCGCCAATTATTTGTCGGTCGGGCAGATCTACTTGCTGGACAATCCGCTGCTCACCGAGCCGCTGACCGTCGATCACGTCAAGCCGCGGTTGCTGGGGCATTGGGGCACCACCCCCGGGCTCAACCTCGTCTATGCGCACCTGAACCGGGTCATCCGCCGCCGCGACGCCGACGTCATCTACGTGACCGGGCCGGGTCACGGCGGGCCCGGGCTGGTCGCCAACGCCTACCTCGAGGGCACCTACAGCGAGGTCTACACCGGCATCGAGGAGGACACCGAGGGCCTGCGCAAGCTGTTCCGCCAGTTCTCCTTCCCCGGCGGCATCCCCAGCCACGTCGCGGCCCAGACGCCGGGATCCATCCATGAGGGCGGTGAGCTCGGCTACGCGCTGGTGCACGCGTACGGCGCCGCGCTGGACAACCCGTATCTGGTGGTGGCCTGCGTCGTCGGTGACGGTGAGGCCGAAACCGGGCCGCTGGCCGCCAGCTGGCACTCCAACAAGTTCCTCAACCCCGTGACCGACGGCGCCGTGCTGCCCATCCTGGCGCTCAACGGCTACAAGATCGCCAACCCGACGGTGCTGGCCCGCATCCCGCACGCGGAACTGGAATCACTGCTGCGCGGTTACGGGTATCGGCCGATCACCGTCGCCGGTGATGACCCGGCCGATGTGCACCAACAGCTGGCCGCCGCCCTCGACGACGCCTTCGACGACATCGCGGCCATCCAGAGCGCCGCGCGCGGCGGCAACGGGGTCGAGCGGCCGGTGTGGCCGATGATCGTGCTGCGCACGCCCAAGGGCTGGACCGGGCCAAAGGTGGTGGACGGCAAGAAGGTTGAGGGCACCTGGCGCTCGCACCAGGTGCCGCTGGCCGCGACGCGCGACAATCCCGAACACCGTGCCCAGCTCGAAGAGTGGCTGCGCAGCTATGGGCCCGGGGAACTGTTCGACGAGGCCGGCCGGCTGCGGCCGGAGCTGCGGGCGCTGGCGCCCACCGGCGATCGGCGGATGAGCGCCAACCCCCACGCCAACGGCGGGCTGTTGCTGCACGACCTCGATTTGCCCGACTTCCGCGACTACGCCGTCGCCGTCGAGCGGCCGGCGGCCGTCACCCACGAGGCCACCCGGGTGCTGGGCGGGTTCTTGCGCGACGTGATCGCGCGCAACAAGGATCGGTTCCGGCTCTTGGGGCCCGACGAGACGGCGTCTAATCGGCTCGACGCCGTCTACGGATCGACCGACAAGGTGTGGCTGTCCGAGACCGAGCCCGACGACGAGCACCTGGCGCCCGACGGCCGCGTGATGGAGGTGCTGTCCGAGCACCTGTGCCAGGGCTGGCTGGAAGGCTACTTGTTGACCGGGCGCCATGGCCTGTTCAACTGCTACGAAGCGTTTGTGCACATCGTCGACTCGATGATGAACCAGCACGCGAAATGGCTTGCGACCAGCCGGGAATTGCCGTGGCGGCGGCCGATCGCGTCGCTGAACTACCTGCTGAGCTCGCACGTGTGGCGCCAGGACCACAACGGCGCGTCCCACCAGGACCCGGGCTTCATCGACCTTGTCGCCAACAAGCGCCCCGAGCTGACCCGGGTGTACCTGCCGCCGGACGGCAACACGCTGCTGTCGGTGGCCGACCACTGCCTGCGCAGCCGCGACTACATCAACGTCATCGTCGCCGGCAAGCAGCCCGCGCTGGCCTACCTCGACATGAACGAGGCCATCGCGCACTGCACCCGCGGCCTGGGCATCTGGGAGTGGGCGAGCACGGCCACCGACGAACCCGACGTGGTGCTGGCGTGCGCCGGGGACATCCCGACGCTGGAGACGCTGGCCGCCGCCGACATCCTGCGCTCCGAGCTGCCGGAGCTGGCGGTTCGGGTGGTCAACGTCGTCGACCTGATGCGGTTGCAGCCCGATACCGAGCACCCGCACGGCCTGCCGGACCGCGAGTTCGACGCGCTGTTCACCCCGGACCGGCCGGTCATCTTCGCCTACCACGGCTATCCATGGCTGATCCACCGGCTCACCTACAGCCGCACCAACCACGCGCATATGCATGTGCGCGGCTTCAAGGAACGCGGCACCACGACGACGCCGTTCGACATGGTGATGCTCAACGATCTGGACCGCTTCCATCTGGTGCTCGACGTCATCGACCGCGTCGACGGATTGGCCAGCCGCGCCGCCATGCTGCGCCAGCGCATGGTCGACGCCCGCCTGGCCGCGCGGATGTACACCCGCGAGCACGGCGAGGACGACCCGGCGATTTCGGGATGGACCTGGGGAGCCGAGCGAGCAGAACGAGCGTAG
- a CDS encoding sulfate/molybdate ABC transporter ATP-binding protein, which produces MSELQLRAVVAERQVDVEFSVAAGEVLAVLGPNGAGKSTVLHVIAGLLRPDRGAVRLGERVLTDTAAGINVPTHDRRVGLLLQDALLFPHMSVAANVAFGPHSRRARLRPARAAEKATAARWLREVDAERLADRKPRQLSGGQAQRVAIARALAAEPDVLLLDEPLAGLDVAAAAAIRAVLRQVISRTGCAAILVTHDLLDVFTLADRVLVLESGKAAEIGPVPEVLTAPRSHFAARIAGINLVNGTVDRDGSLLAPSGDRWYAAHDARGDLVSPEQHAIAVFPPTVVAVYRDQPHGSPRNAVEVTVAELDIRGSAVLVRGAQQPDGAPGLAAEITADAAAELRLAPGDRVWFSVKAHEVTLYPAAH; this is translated from the coding sequence ATGAGCGAATTGCAGCTGCGCGCGGTCGTCGCCGAACGTCAGGTGGATGTGGAGTTCTCGGTGGCCGCGGGAGAGGTGCTCGCGGTGCTCGGTCCCAACGGCGCGGGCAAATCGACTGTCCTGCATGTCATCGCGGGCCTGCTTCGGCCCGACCGCGGGGCGGTGCGGTTGGGCGAGCGGGTCTTGACCGACACCGCGGCCGGGATCAACGTCCCGACGCACGACCGCCGGGTGGGGCTGTTGCTGCAAGACGCATTGTTGTTCCCGCACATGAGCGTTGCCGCCAACGTCGCTTTCGGACCGCACAGTCGTCGCGCGAGGCTGCGCCCGGCCCGCGCGGCGGAGAAAGCGACGGCGGCCCGCTGGTTGCGCGAGGTGGACGCCGAGCGCCTCGCCGACCGAAAACCGCGACAGCTCTCCGGCGGGCAGGCTCAGCGGGTTGCGATCGCGCGGGCGCTGGCGGCCGAACCCGACGTGTTGCTCCTCGATGAACCCCTGGCCGGCCTCGACGTCGCCGCGGCCGCCGCGATCCGGGCCGTGCTGCGCCAGGTCATCTCCCGCACCGGCTGCGCCGCGATCCTGGTCACCCACGACCTGCTGGACGTGTTCACGTTGGCCGATCGAGTGCTGGTGCTCGAGTCCGGCAAGGCCGCCGAAATCGGCCCGGTGCCCGAGGTGCTCACCGCGCCTCGCAGTCATTTCGCGGCCCGCATCGCCGGCATCAACCTGGTCAACGGAACGGTCGATCGCGACGGCTCGCTGCTCGCGCCCTCGGGCGACCGCTGGTACGCGGCCCATGATGCGCGAGGCGACCTGGTCTCACCCGAGCAGCATGCGATCGCGGTGTTCCCGCCCACGGTGGTCGCCGTCTACCGCGATCAGCCGCACGGCAGCCCCCGCAACGCCGTTGAGGTGACCGTGGCCGAGCTGGATATCCGCGGGTCGGCGGTGTTGGTGCGCGGCGCTCAGCAACCCGACGGGGCCCCGGGCCTGGCCGCGGAGATCACCGCGGACGCCGCCGCGGAGTTGCGATTGGCGCCGGGGGATCGGGTGTGGTTCTCGGTGAAAGCCCATGAGGTGACGCTGTATCCGGCCGCCCACTGA
- a CDS encoding SDR family oxidoreductase produces MAVEVLVTGGDTELGRAVAEGFRDDGHKVTLVGARKSDLEIAAKELEVEAIVCDTTDPASLEEARPLFPHHLDTIVNVPAPTWEAGDPRTYSIADTANAWRKALDATVLSAVLTLQTVGDHLRSGGSIISVVPENPPAGSADAAIKATLTNWTAGQAAVFGTRGITVNAVASGRSAHAGYDGLTRTPAPVAAEVARLALFLTTSAARHITGQTLHVSHGALAQFA; encoded by the coding sequence ATGGCAGTGGAGGTACTGGTTACCGGCGGAGACACGGAGCTGGGACGCGCGGTGGCCGAGGGCTTCCGCGACGACGGCCACAAAGTGACCCTCGTGGGCGCCCGCAAGAGCGATCTGGAGATCGCCGCCAAGGAACTCGAGGTCGAGGCGATCGTCTGCGACACCACCGACCCGGCCAGCCTCGAAGAGGCCCGCCCGCTGTTCCCCCACCACCTGGACACCATCGTCAACGTGCCCGCGCCCACCTGGGAGGCCGGGGACCCGCGCACCTACTCGATCGCCGACACCGCCAACGCGTGGCGCAAAGCGCTTGACGCGACGGTGCTTTCGGCGGTGCTGACGCTCCAGACCGTCGGCGATCATCTCCGGTCGGGCGGGTCGATCATCAGCGTGGTACCCGAGAACCCGCCGGCGGGCAGCGCCGATGCCGCAATCAAAGCGACGCTGACGAATTGGACCGCGGGGCAGGCCGCCGTCTTCGGCACGCGCGGAATCACGGTCAACGCCGTCGCCAGTGGGCGCAGCGCCCACGCCGGCTACGACGGACTCACTCGCACCCCCGCGCCGGTGGCCGCCGAGGTCGCGCGCCTGGCGCTGTTCTTGACCACGTCGGCGGCGCGCCACATCACCGGTCAGACGTTGCACGTGAGCCACGGCGCGCTGGCTCAGTTCGCCTGA
- a CDS encoding alanine and proline-rich secreted protein Apa, which translates to MEQVEPISTRRKGLWTTLAITTVSGASALAIALPATSNADPEVPTPVPPSTATAPPAPGAPAAPAAPAAPAPNAQPAPGDPNAVPPPLGPNGAPPPPVDPNAPPPPVDPNAPPPPPVDPNAGRINNAVGGFSYVLPAGWVESDASHLDYGSALLSKVTGPPPMPDQPPLVANDTRIVMGRLDQKLYASAEADNAKAAVRLGSDMGEFFMPYPGTRINQESTPLAGANGSTGSGSYYEVKFSDASKPNGQIWTGVIGSANGGNAQRWFVVWLGTSNDPVDRGAAKALTESIQAWTPPAAPPPPPGAPAPPGAPAPAPAPAAPGAPAAPAAPGAPAPAPAPVPGQAPAVEVSPTPAPAPQQTLSA; encoded by the coding sequence ATGGAGCAGGTGGAACCGATTTCGACACGCCGCAAAGGACTGTGGACGACGCTGGCCATCACCACGGTCAGTGGTGCCAGCGCACTCGCCATCGCGTTGCCGGCGACCTCGAACGCCGATCCCGAAGTCCCGACCCCCGTCCCGCCGAGCACGGCCACGGCCCCGCCCGCACCTGGGGCGCCTGCCGCGCCGGCAGCGCCCGCCGCGCCCGCGCCGAATGCGCAACCGGCACCGGGTGATCCCAACGCGGTCCCGCCGCCCCTCGGCCCGAACGGGGCGCCGCCACCGCCCGTCGACCCCAACGCGCCCCCGCCGCCGGTCGACCCCAACGCGCCTCCGCCACCGCCGGTCGACCCGAACGCCGGGCGGATCAACAACGCCGTCGGGGGATTCAGCTATGTCCTGCCCGCCGGCTGGGTGGAGTCGGACGCCTCCCACCTGGACTACGGCTCGGCGCTGCTGAGCAAGGTGACGGGTCCGCCCCCGATGCCCGACCAGCCACCGCTGGTGGCCAACGACACCCGCATCGTGATGGGCCGCCTCGACCAAAAGCTTTACGCCAGCGCGGAAGCCGACAACGCCAAGGCCGCGGTGCGGCTGGGTTCGGACATGGGTGAGTTCTTCATGCCCTATCCCGGCACGCGGATCAACCAGGAGAGCACCCCATTGGCCGGCGCCAACGGAAGCACCGGGAGTGGGTCGTACTACGAGGTCAAATTCAGTGACGCCTCCAAGCCGAACGGCCAGATTTGGACCGGCGTGATCGGGTCGGCCAATGGCGGGAACGCGCAACGCTGGTTTGTGGTCTGGCTCGGCACCTCCAACGACCCGGTGGACCGCGGCGCGGCCAAGGCGCTCACCGAGTCGATCCAGGCGTGGACACCGCCGGCAGCTCCGCCACCGCCCCCGGGCGCCCCGGCGCCGCCGGGTGCGCCCGCACCAGCACCAGCACCGGCCGCTCCGGGCGCGCCCGCCGCACCGGCGGCTCCGGGAGCACCGGCGCCGGCGCCCGCACCGGTCCCGGGTCAGGCGCCGGCCGTAGAGGTCAGCCCCACCCCCGCGCCGGCGCCGCAGCAAACGCTGTCGGCCTGA
- a CDS encoding CPBP family intramembrane glutamic endopeptidase, with product MLEATETADVHPVASQPSALHRFRIHLDIAVVVVVLVLTDLIAHFTTPWASVATVPAAAVGLVILMRCRGLGWVDLGLGREHWKPGLGYALAAVAVVASVIAVGVLLPATRPMFLNNRYATISGAMVASMVIIPLQTVIPEELAFRGVLHGALNRAWGFRGVALAGSLLFGLWHVATSFGLTSSNVGFTRLFGGGIVGMLTGVAGAVVATGAAGFVFSWLRRRSGSLIAPIALHWSLNGLGALAAAFVWHLST from the coding sequence ATGCTTGAGGCCACCGAGACAGCCGACGTTCACCCCGTGGCGTCTCAGCCCTCGGCGTTGCACCGGTTCCGGATCCATCTGGACATCGCCGTCGTCGTCGTCGTTCTCGTCCTGACGGATCTGATCGCGCACTTCACCACGCCGTGGGCGAGCGTGGCCACCGTCCCGGCCGCCGCCGTCGGGTTGGTCATCCTGATGCGGTGCCGTGGTTTGGGCTGGGTGGACCTCGGTCTGGGCCGCGAGCACTGGAAGCCGGGACTGGGTTATGCGCTGGCGGCCGTGGCCGTCGTGGCCTCGGTGATCGCGGTGGGCGTGCTGCTGCCGGCGACCCGGCCGATGTTCCTGAACAACCGCTACGCCACGATCTCGGGCGCGATGGTCGCCTCGATGGTCATCATCCCGCTGCAGACCGTCATCCCCGAGGAGTTGGCGTTTCGCGGTGTGCTGCACGGCGCGCTCAACCGGGCGTGGGGTTTTCGCGGGGTCGCGCTGGCGGGCTCGCTGCTGTTCGGTCTGTGGCATGTGGCCACGTCGTTCGGACTGACCAGCAGCAACGTGGGCTTCACGCGGCTGTTCGGCGGCGGGATCGTGGGGATGCTGACCGGGGTGGCGGGCGCCGTGGTGGCGACGGGAGCCGCGGGGTTCGTCTTCAGCTGGTTGCGCCGGCGCAGCGGCAGCCTGATCGCGCCGATCGCCTTGCACTGGTCACTGAATGGGCTGGGTGCGCTCGCCGCGGCGTTCGTGTGGCACCTGTCCACCTGA
- a CDS encoding ABC transporter permease, with product MSAHSTDLPRWVYLPAAVGTVFVVLPLLAIAIKVDWPHFWSLITSSSSRTALALSLQTATASTALCVALGVPMALVLARSTARPVRLLRPLILLPLVLPPVVGGIALLYAFGRLGLLGRYLEAAGISIAFSTTAVVLAQTFVSLPFLVISLEGAARTAGADFEVVAATLGARPSAVWWRVTLPLLVPGVVSGAVLAFARSLGEFGATLTFAGSRQGVTRTLPLEIYLQRVTDADAAVALSILLVVVAALVVLGLGARRLTGADAR from the coding sequence ATTAGCGCACACAGCACGGATCTGCCCCGCTGGGTGTATCTGCCCGCGGCCGTCGGGACCGTCTTCGTGGTATTGCCGTTGCTGGCCATCGCGATCAAGGTCGACTGGCCGCACTTCTGGTCGTTGATCACGAGTTCCTCGTCGCGCACCGCGCTGGCGCTCAGCCTGCAGACCGCCACCGCCAGCACCGCGTTGTGCGTGGCGCTGGGCGTGCCGATGGCACTGGTGCTGGCCCGCAGCACGGCGCGGCCGGTGCGGTTGCTGCGGCCACTGATCCTGCTGCCGCTGGTGCTGCCGCCGGTCGTGGGGGGCATCGCCCTGCTGTACGCGTTCGGGCGGCTCGGCTTGCTCGGCCGGTACCTGGAGGCCGCCGGCATCAGCATCGCCTTCAGCACCACCGCCGTCGTGCTGGCGCAGACGTTCGTCTCGCTGCCGTTCCTGGTGATCTCGCTGGAGGGCGCCGCGCGCACCGCGGGCGCCGATTTCGAGGTGGTGGCCGCGACGCTGGGGGCGCGGCCGAGCGCGGTGTGGTGGCGCGTCACCCTGCCGCTGTTGGTGCCGGGGGTCGTTTCGGGCGCGGTGTTGGCGTTCGCCCGTTCGCTGGGGGAGTTCGGCGCCACCCTGACCTTCGCCGGCTCGCGGCAAGGCGTGACCCGCACGCTGCCGCTGGAGATTTATTTGCAGCGCGTGACCGACGCCGACGCGGCCGTGGCGTTGTCGATCCTGCTGGTGGTGGTGGCGGCCCTGGTGGTGCTGGGGCTGGGCGCGCGCCGGCTGACCGGGGCCGACGCCAGGTAG
- a CDS encoding GlsB/YeaQ/YmgE family stress response membrane protein, whose amino-acid sequence MDILAATEFLARSSTLTSVGWIGYIIIGGIAGAIASKIIRGSGAGILMDIVIGIVGALVGGFILSFFVDTASGGYFFTFFTALLGSLILLWIVGMVRRT is encoded by the coding sequence ATGGACATCTTGGCAGCTACGGAATTCCTCGCTCGATCAAGCACACTCACCAGCGTGGGCTGGATCGGTTACATCATCATCGGTGGTATCGCCGGTGCGATCGCCAGCAAGATCATCCGCGGTAGCGGAGCCGGAATCCTGATGGACATCGTGATCGGCATCGTGGGCGCGCTGGTCGGCGGCTTCATCTTGAGCTTCTTCGTCGACACCGCGAGCGGTGGCTACTTCTTCACCTTCTTCACCGCGTTGCTCGGCTCGTTGATCCTGCTCTGGATCGTCGGCATGGTGCGCAGGACCTAG
- the modA gene encoding molybdate ABC transporter substrate-binding protein codes for MRRIGFLAGLLSTVLLAGLVGCGSPPPPAQSSQAPGKVMVFAAASLKPTFTRLGQQFTAENPGGGVEFEFAGSSELATQLTQGATADVFASADTAQMDTVSKAGLLSGDPRNFASNTLVIVTAPGNPKKIGSFADLAEPGRTVVTCQHPVPCGAATHRVEDSTGVHLNPVSEELSVTDALNKVTSGQADAALVYVTDAKAAGDKVATVAFPEAAGAVNVYPIGVLKKAPHSAQAQKFVDLVTSPAGQQILAQAGFAKP; via the coding sequence ATGCGTCGGATCGGGTTCCTGGCCGGTTTGCTTTCGACGGTGCTGCTGGCGGGTCTGGTCGGGTGCGGTTCCCCACCGCCGCCGGCGCAGTCGTCGCAAGCCCCTGGGAAGGTGATGGTGTTTGCCGCCGCGTCGCTCAAACCGACGTTCACGCGGCTCGGCCAGCAGTTCACGGCCGAAAACCCGGGCGGCGGCGTCGAATTCGAGTTCGCCGGCTCCTCCGAGCTGGCCACCCAGTTGACACAGGGCGCCACCGCCGACGTCTTCGCGTCGGCCGATACCGCGCAGATGGACACGGTCAGCAAGGCGGGCCTGCTGAGCGGTGACCCGAGGAACTTCGCGTCGAACACGTTGGTCATCGTCACCGCGCCGGGCAACCCGAAAAAGATCGGCTCCTTCGCCGATCTGGCCGAGCCGGGCCGCACCGTGGTGACGTGCCAGCACCCGGTGCCGTGCGGCGCGGCCACCCATCGCGTCGAAGACAGCACCGGGGTGCACCTCAACCCGGTCAGCGAGGAACTCAGCGTGACGGACGCCCTGAACAAGGTCACCAGCGGCCAGGCCGACGCCGCGCTGGTCTACGTCACCGACGCCAAGGCGGCCGGCGACAAGGTCGCGACCGTGGCCTTCCCCGAGGCCGCCGGCGCCGTGAACGTCTATCCCATCGGGGTGTTGAAGAAGGCTCCGCATTCCGCGCAGGCGCAGAAGTTCGTCGATTTGGTGACCTCCCCGGCCGGCCAGCAGATTTTGGCCCAGGCGGGTTTCGCCAAGCCTTGA
- a CDS encoding DUF2510 domain-containing protein, which produces MPSEQAPPPPKSAPGWYPDPAGVGHGLQRYFDGTNWTSEWAFATEPPQKGVSGKVALALSVLTVLVLLVIVGKSWGFGDRNDSQPSSGGTTTAGPSTPAEAAPSTPAGPKKPDGVTFTTAAGPDGELVDALFAIRDNYTELLIKDGARLDTIDILRYARATYPDAAAVNVQGTFPMTDPYGNTSTQVAIDLTYSRATLNKINFDGVTKNSIWEIRDSGSILPAFQP; this is translated from the coding sequence ATGCCATCTGAACAGGCGCCGCCCCCGCCCAAATCGGCGCCGGGCTGGTACCCCGATCCCGCAGGGGTTGGACACGGGCTGCAACGGTATTTCGACGGCACCAACTGGACTAGCGAATGGGCTTTCGCCACCGAGCCGCCCCAGAAGGGCGTCTCGGGAAAGGTCGCCCTGGCGCTGTCGGTACTCACCGTGCTGGTTCTCCTCGTCATCGTCGGTAAAAGCTGGGGTTTCGGCGACAGAAACGACAGCCAACCCTCATCGGGCGGTACGACCACGGCGGGGCCGTCGACACCCGCCGAGGCGGCCCCCTCGACGCCGGCCGGCCCCAAGAAGCCCGACGGCGTCACGTTCACGACCGCAGCAGGCCCGGACGGCGAACTCGTCGACGCGTTATTCGCCATCCGCGACAACTACACCGAGCTGCTGATCAAAGACGGTGCGCGGCTGGACACCATCGACATCCTCCGGTACGCCCGGGCGACCTACCCCGACGCCGCCGCGGTGAACGTTCAGGGCACCTTCCCGATGACCGACCCGTACGGCAATACCTCGACCCAGGTCGCCATCGACCTCACCTACTCGCGGGCGACGTTGAACAAGATCAACTTCGACGGCGTGACCAAGAACAGCATTTGGGAGATCCGCGATTCCGGCTCGATCCTCCCGGCGTTCCAGCCTTAG